Proteins from a genomic interval of Lusitaniella coriacea LEGE 07157:
- a CDS encoding precorrin-8X methylmutase, whose product MEWHSTDAQSLEIIDREISTHTFAPAEYEIVRRAIYATADLDYQNLIAFSEQALQAGAAALAARSTIVVDVPMVQVGITPNLQKTFANPVYCATEALTRPQKEKTKSAWGIQTLARRYPEAIFAIGQSQTALTALVELIEAEEIRPALVIGTPSGFVGADVAKERLLDSMIPHIRINGRKGSSVVAVAIVNGLVDLAWQAYGKDSMGGM is encoded by the coding sequence ATGGAATGGCATTCAACCGACGCACAAAGTCTAGAAATTATCGATCGCGAAATTAGCACCCATACCTTTGCCCCCGCCGAGTACGAGATCGTGCGCCGCGCGATCTATGCAACAGCCGACCTAGACTATCAAAATTTAATTGCATTCTCCGAGCAAGCCTTACAAGCAGGGGCTGCTGCCCTTGCAGCCCGCAGTACCATTGTCGTGGACGTACCAATGGTGCAAGTAGGAATTACCCCAAATCTGCAAAAAACCTTCGCCAATCCCGTTTATTGCGCGACTGAGGCGCTGACTCGACCACAAAAGGAAAAGACTAAATCTGCTTGGGGCATACAAACTCTAGCACGCCGCTATCCCGAAGCCATTTTCGCGATCGGTCAGTCTCAAACCGCCCTCACTGCTTTGGTGGAGTTAATCGAAGCGGAAGAAATTCGCCCCGCCCTCGTCATCGGCACGCCATCGGGATTTGTCGGCGCGGATGTGGCGAAAGAACGACTCTTAGACTCGATGATTCCTCATATTCGGATCAACGGGCGCAAAGGCAGTTCGGTGGTTGCGGTGGCAATTGTCAATGGTTTAGTGGATCTCGCTTGGCAAGCTTATGGGAAGGATTCGATGGGGGGAATGTAG
- a CDS encoding type II toxin-antitoxin system HicB family antitoxin has translation MAQSKEVQGQSLEYYLSLKYPMSLYPEEDGGYTVIIPDLPGCLAQGDTLEEALENINEARELWIETVYRGNKKTIPSPSKRNSKVSSDS, from the coding sequence ATGGCTCAAAGTAAGGAAGTTCAAGGTCAATCCTTAGAATATTATCTATCGCTCAAGTATCCAATGTCTCTTTATCCTGAAGAAGATGGAGGATATACCGTTATAATTCCCGACCTCCCTGGATGTCTCGCCCAGGGAGATACCTTAGAAGAAGCACTCGAAAATATTAATGAAGCTAGGGAGTTATGGATTGAGACAGTTTATCGAGGTAATAAAAAAACGATTCCTTCGCCTTCAAAACGAAACAGCAAGGTTTCGAGCGATAGCTGA
- a CDS encoding type II toxin-antitoxin system HicA family toxin: protein MGKLSKLIAKFLTFPPEVRFEEVRYILGAFGYQEVRSRGSHHAFENEAGDVIIIPKKGGKKVKRTYVEAVVRLLDLENWQDGSK, encoded by the coding sequence ATGGGTAAACTCAGTAAATTGATTGCCAAATTCCTGACCTTTCCTCCAGAAGTTCGTTTTGAGGAAGTTCGCTATATTTTAGGAGCCTTCGGATATCAGGAAGTTCGTTCCAGAGGTAGTCATCATGCTTTTGAAAACGAAGCGGGAGATGTAATCATCATTCCTAAAAAGGGTGGTAAGAAGGTCAAAAGAACTTATGTAGAAGCAGTTGTTCGGTTATTAGATTTGGAGAATTGGCAAGATGGCTCAAAGTAA
- a CDS encoding pentapeptide repeat-containing protein: MTTQPNPAPSNPDNGQNPQPETEIASDGKVLVEVPQREVLPDNRLVSAVRTVNFDANEVSRSWIVIIAIAIMAIGLLLNNLWIGLSGSIVAILISLRLILPATREWVARFLTPNERQTLFGLITLGIALAGLFKFIGVYRRVNEWLTQIKWDEFGSWADWFGALGQIMIAVLAVYVAWEQYVISKDLTIRQNTITQQQTIDTYFQGISDLALSDEGLLEDWPQERAFAEGRTAAILSSVDAGGKAKILRFLSQSKLLTPLKRDGQLGRPILDGSGGYEEDRNYGLRVIDLGVMLAGANLEGTDLRWADLSNANMVRANLNRCDLVKANLARTVLYEATLNGADMKSTRLFYGNPETASPRSRLHPPNYQTGAYTGAVVENADFTNVHRLDQKQRDYLCAWGGERTRSTIPGGCKGIESQLRR, encoded by the coding sequence ATGACCACTCAGCCCAATCCTGCCCCATCTAACCCCGATAACGGGCAGAACCCTCAGCCGGAGACGGAAATAGCAAGCGATGGCAAAGTGTTGGTAGAAGTTCCCCAACGGGAGGTTTTGCCAGATAATCGTTTGGTAAGTGCTGTTAGAACGGTCAATTTTGATGCGAATGAGGTTTCCCGATCTTGGATTGTCATAATCGCGATCGCGATTATGGCAATTGGACTACTGCTGAATAACCTCTGGATCGGACTTTCCGGCTCAATTGTCGCAATCCTAATTTCCCTGCGTTTAATCCTCCCCGCCACCCGCGAATGGGTTGCCCGATTCCTCACCCCCAACGAACGCCAAACCTTATTTGGTTTAATTACATTAGGAATCGCGCTCGCGGGCTTATTCAAATTCATCGGGGTCTATCGGCGCGTCAACGAATGGCTCACCCAGATCAAATGGGATGAATTCGGGTCTTGGGCAGACTGGTTTGGTGCATTAGGTCAAATCATGATCGCCGTTCTCGCCGTTTACGTCGCCTGGGAACAATACGTCATCTCCAAAGACTTAACCATCCGCCAAAACACGATCACCCAACAACAAACCATCGACACCTACTTCCAAGGTATCTCCGATCTCGCTCTCAGCGATGAAGGACTCCTCGAAGATTGGCCTCAAGAACGTGCCTTTGCCGAAGGACGCACCGCCGCCATTCTAAGCAGTGTCGATGCCGGAGGAAAAGCAAAAATCCTGCGCTTCCTCTCCCAATCCAAACTCCTGACCCCCCTCAAGCGAGACGGACAATTGGGACGACCCATTCTCGACGGTTCCGGCGGTTACGAGGAAGATCGCAATTACGGATTGCGCGTCATCGATCTCGGAGTCATGTTAGCTGGGGCAAATCTCGAAGGAACAGACTTGCGTTGGGCGGATTTGAGCAACGCCAATATGGTTCGCGCCAATCTCAATCGCTGCGATTTGGTCAAAGCAAACTTAGCGCGCACGGTGTTGTACGAAGCGACTTTGAACGGCGCAGACATGAAAAGCACCCGCCTATTTTATGGCAACCCCGAAACCGCTAGCCCCCGCAGTCGCCTCCACCCCCCCAATTATCAAACAGGAGCCTACACCGGAGCAGTGGTAGAAAATGCCGATTTCACTAACGTCCATCGCCTCGACCAAAAACAACGAGACTATCTCTGTGCTTGGGGCGGTGAGAGAACCCGAAGTACCATTCCAGGAGGATGCAAGGGAATTGAGAGTCAATTGAGGCGTTGA
- a CDS encoding L,D-transpeptidase, with translation MSAWFTRNKTDFLQHLRQLNSIILLCSGAAILSFSGQQSAIAAEPPPELAATNAVQLPGAGLSSPELPPLGEAELYLPNNKTVRLVLRLGERRVYLYEGDDAIASYPVAIGKTSTPTPGGEFQVFQMIENPIWQSPWTGEVKKPGPNSALGLRWIGFAQMSNGIIGFHGTPTLSSIGRAASNGCVRMRNEDVVALFEKVEMGTPVSVVE, from the coding sequence ATGAGTGCATGGTTTACCAGAAATAAGACTGATTTTTTACAACATTTACGACAACTCAATTCTATAATTCTCCTTTGCTCTGGTGCAGCAATCCTTTCATTTTCCGGGCAACAATCAGCGATCGCGGCGGAGCCTCCCCCGGAATTAGCCGCGACCAATGCCGTACAATTGCCTGGAGCAGGGTTGTCATCCCCTGAGTTACCGCCCCTCGGAGAAGCGGAACTGTACTTACCCAATAACAAAACCGTTCGATTGGTTTTACGTTTGGGGGAACGTCGGGTTTACTTGTATGAAGGAGATGACGCGATCGCGAGCTATCCCGTGGCAATCGGCAAAACGAGTACCCCCACTCCCGGCGGAGAATTTCAAGTCTTCCAAATGATTGAAAATCCGATTTGGCAAAGTCCCTGGACGGGAGAAGTCAAAAAACCCGGTCCCAATAGCGCCCTCGGACTGCGTTGGATTGGTTTTGCACAGATGTCCAATGGAATTATTGGGTTCCACGGCACGCCAACTCTCTCCTCTATTGGTCGCGCTGCATCGAATGGTTGCGTAAGAATGCGCAATGAAGACGTGGTGGCATTGTTTGAAAAGGTAGAAATGGGAACCCCTGTCTCCGTTGTCGAATAA
- a CDS encoding TIGR04282 family arsenosugar biosynthesis glycosyltransferase encodes MSETGQNCLIIFTRYPEPGKTKTRMIPALGAEGAAQLQRQMTERAIAQAKKIPSNCTVEVHFSGGSQPLMEAWLGSDWKYRAQSPGDLGERMRAAFAGAFAAGMKRVAIIGIDCPDLTATLMDKAFKQLKANELVLGKAQDGGYYLIGLQRSIPALFENVPWGTSQVLQKTVEIALGLGLEIGYLPVLSDVDYPEDLPIWEKYTS; translated from the coding sequence GTGAGCGAAACCGGTCAAAACTGCCTGATTATTTTCACTCGCTATCCCGAACCGGGAAAGACCAAAACCCGCATGATTCCGGCGTTAGGGGCGGAGGGTGCAGCCCAATTACAACGTCAAATGACAGAGCGCGCGATCGCGCAAGCCAAGAAAATCCCCAGCAATTGTACCGTAGAAGTCCACTTCTCTGGCGGGTCGCAGCCGTTGATGGAAGCCTGGTTAGGTTCGGATTGGAAGTACCGCGCCCAATCGCCCGGAGACTTGGGAGAGCGCATGAGAGCGGCGTTTGCGGGGGCATTCGCAGCAGGAATGAAGCGCGTGGCGATCATTGGGATTGATTGTCCCGATCTCACTGCAACTTTGATGGACAAAGCTTTCAAGCAGCTTAAGGCAAACGAGTTGGTTTTGGGAAAGGCGCAGGACGGCGGCTATTATTTGATTGGATTGCAGCGCTCAATTCCCGCTTTGTTTGAAAACGTGCCTTGGGGAACGTCCCAAGTATTGCAAAAAACTGTTGAGATTGCCCTAGGATTGGGTTTGGAGATTGGTTATCTTCCCGTTCTCAGTGATGTTGACTACCCGGAAGATTTACCGATTTGGGAGAAATACACCTCTTAA
- a CDS encoding WD40 repeat domain-containing protein gives MNESSQHQTSSALSLIVREMFEGEYAEIKEIIHNDPVEIEIASEDEKILPPQFLDLARKLHHNYLYWKHLRDRQQTTQPTFYRYTQEGITKAKEKVAAETPIEPKILLLLETRIALITINSLLLAAEDYLKENHLQDAKESVDTALSTLYEFIKTREKLESSLKATIASIQQDIANEPESNQYASYLATQIVRLQNSSSVKEPKLYVVRNQLEKLGETLILLIPGESSTSPSQPKSKQDIDAVMTRLLFAMVDDEAYITAIAHKGSVNSVAFSPDGNYLATASDDCTAKLVEVETGRVIQTIRHESGVNSVTFSPKGIYLRTLITRSSKTIKLAKVETGKEITTFKSVGDVSFSPKGDYLIARTSNMLKLLKAATGKEITTIEYVQDVAFSSKGNYFAAKTYNAVKLVESNSGREIMTIGHESKVVFSPKETYFATIMSKTIKLVEVKTGKEMRTIEDQLPVNDVTFSPDGNYLAIRAYNTVKVVEVETGREVTTIRDSYQFDDVIFSPNSTHLVTRVSTRGKLVEVVTGREIAALEYRVNTKKILFSPDGDYLVVEAPNACKLVEVKTGREVTELPNNFIRFSPDVSYFVTVSYTSVTLVEAATGRKVTTISYSDESVVSFRNVVFSPDGNYLVVGASKIATLVEVATGKEIATITHGDSIKAVAFSPDSTYFATASRNGIAKLVDLELLFQIIREAENYSEPSPPPQISSIVHVEKPEAFFLGWLRIESNRYSFYEYMLAQAEQEQKGLSVRYHSPILETNLLLESLGFLLLNAEKHYQQVYPTLIDINDNEISLVAMQDMKQSIVAGLSSLHEFLYHRMELDGEDYSQAIERFKQEVEEKVENSELLFNIHNKLQSILQLEGVQNRGELQTNKEMLEEIGNILQQLLPEKLISNNLEDPVIPIKKYMGKEYILDAIKGSDLEYRDLTVLLSKLRMLGLLTPDSAAALLDKVPSHRVLEFYKLIPEEIIHRVIISTAISKVESQEIIELCKLLPKWSLNNNVALQLLNKQRKTHYYLGLISTFIGIDISKKETLLERLESASRKSQERR, from the coding sequence TTGAACGAATCATCACAACATCAAACAAGTTCTGCTCTATCTCTAATCGTGCGGGAAATGTTCGAGGGTGAATATGCAGAGATTAAGGAAATTATCCACAATGACCCCGTAGAGATCGAGATTGCCTCAGAAGACGAAAAAATCTTACCGCCTCAATTCCTGGATCTCGCTCGCAAACTGCATCATAATTATTTGTATTGGAAACATTTGCGCGATCGGCAACAAACCACCCAACCCACCTTCTACCGCTACACCCAAGAAGGAATTACCAAAGCTAAAGAAAAAGTTGCAGCAGAAACGCCAATCGAACCGAAAATCCTGCTCCTTCTCGAAACGAGAATTGCCTTAATCACTATTAATTCCTTACTCCTAGCGGCTGAAGACTACCTCAAAGAAAACCATTTGCAAGATGCCAAAGAAAGTGTCGATACAGCACTTTCCACCCTGTACGAATTCATCAAAACCAGAGAGAAGTTAGAATCCTCCCTAAAAGCAACCATCGCCAGCATTCAGCAAGACATCGCCAACGAACCCGAGTCTAATCAATACGCCTCCTATCTCGCAACGCAGATTGTGCGATTGCAGAATTCTTCATCGGTGAAGGAACCCAAATTGTATGTGGTGAGGAATCAGTTGGAGAAGTTAGGCGAAACCCTAATCCTGTTGATTCCTGGCGAATCTAGTACATCCCCATCTCAACCGAAAAGCAAGCAAGACATCGATGCGGTGATGACTCGACTTCTCTTTGCAATGGTTGACGATGAAGCTTATATTACCGCGATCGCGCACAAGGGAAGTGTCAATTCCGTAGCATTCTCTCCCGATGGCAATTATTTAGCAACTGCATCAGATGACTGCACCGCCAAGTTAGTAGAAGTTGAGACAGGAAGAGTTATTCAGACAATTCGGCACGAAAGCGGGGTCAATTCTGTTACGTTTTCCCCCAAAGGGATTTATCTTAGGACTCTTATAACGCGATCGTCCAAGACTATCAAGTTAGCTAAGGTCGAAACTGGCAAAGAAATTACTACGTTTAAATCTGTTGGGGATGTATCCTTTTCTCCTAAAGGAGATTATCTCATCGCGAGAACTTCCAATATGCTCAAGCTGTTGAAGGCGGCAACTGGCAAAGAAATTACGACGATTGAATATGTCCAGGATGTTGCGTTTTCTTCCAAAGGCAATTATTTCGCAGCGAAAACCTATAACGCTGTCAAGCTGGTAGAGAGTAACAGCGGTCGAGAAATTATGACGATTGGACATGAGTCTAAGGTCGTGTTTTCTCCCAAAGAGACTTATTTCGCGACGATAATGTCGAAAACTATCAAGTTAGTGGAAGTTAAAACTGGCAAAGAGATGAGGACAATTGAAGATCAATTGCCTGTCAATGATGTCACCTTTTCGCCGGATGGCAATTATTTGGCAATAAGAGCGTACAACACGGTAAAAGTGGTTGAGGTGGAAACAGGTAGAGAAGTCACGACGATTCGAGATAGTTATCAGTTTGATGATGTCATATTTTCCCCTAACAGCACTCATTTAGTAACGAGAGTGTCTACACGCGGTAAGTTGGTGGAAGTGGTGACGGGAAGAGAAATCGCTGCACTTGAATATAGAGTCAATACCAAGAAAATTTTATTTTCCCCGGATGGTGATTATTTAGTCGTTGAAGCACCAAACGCTTGCAAGTTGGTCGAGGTTAAAACTGGAAGAGAAGTAACTGAACTCCCAAATAATTTTATTCGTTTTTCTCCGGATGTGAGCTATTTTGTGACAGTATCGTACACATCCGTTACGTTGGTAGAAGCAGCAACAGGTAGAAAGGTTACAACGATCTCATATAGTGATGAGAGTGTTGTTTCATTTCGAAATGTAGTATTTTCTCCAGATGGGAATTATCTGGTAGTGGGAGCCTCCAAAATCGCTACGTTAGTGGAGGTTGCAACGGGTAAAGAGATCGCGACAATTACCCACGGAGATTCTATCAAAGCTGTAGCATTTTCTCCGGATAGCACTTATTTCGCAACTGCATCCCGGAATGGAATTGCGAAATTGGTAGATTTGGAACTGCTGTTTCAAATTATCAGAGAAGCCGAAAATTACTCGGAACCCTCACCACCGCCACAAATCTCTTCTATCGTCCATGTGGAAAAACCCGAAGCCTTTTTCTTAGGGTGGTTGCGAATAGAATCCAATCGCTACAGTTTCTATGAATATATGCTCGCACAAGCAGAACAGGAACAGAAAGGACTTTCCGTTCGCTATCATTCACCGATTTTGGAAACGAACCTTTTGCTAGAGTCTCTGGGATTTTTGCTCCTCAATGCAGAGAAACACTATCAACAAGTTTATCCCACTCTCATCGACATCAATGATAATGAAATTTCTCTGGTTGCTATGCAGGATATGAAACAAAGTATAGTGGCGGGTTTATCTTCTCTACATGAATTTCTTTACCATCGTATGGAGTTGGATGGAGAAGACTATAGCCAAGCAATAGAACGTTTCAAGCAAGAAGTTGAAGAAAAGGTTGAAAATAGCGAATTATTGTTCAATATTCACAACAAATTACAATCTATTTTGCAATTAGAAGGTGTCCAAAATAGAGGAGAGCTACAGACAAATAAAGAGATGCTTGAAGAGATAGGGAATATCTTGCAACAGCTCTTACCCGAAAAACTAATATCAAACAACTTAGAAGATCCGGTAATCCCTATCAAAAAATATATGGGTAAGGAATATATACTTGATGCAATTAAAGGTTCCGATCTTGAATATCGCGACCTCACCGTATTGCTTTCAAAACTCCGGATGTTGGGTCTTCTCACGCCTGATTCAGCGGCAGCTTTGCTCGATAAAGTCCCGTCACATCGCGTTCTGGAATTTTATAAGCTGATACCCGAAGAAATTATTCATCGAGTCATCATATCAACAGCAATTTCCAAAGTAGAGTCTCAGGAAATCATTGAACTTTGCAAGTTACTACCCAAATGGTCGCTTAATAACAATGTTGCATTGCAATTACTCAACAAGCAAAGAAAAACGCATTATTATCTTGGACTCATTTCAACCTTTATTGGTATTGACATTAGCAAAAAAGAAACTTTACTCGAAAGACTTGAGTCAGCTTCCCGGAAAAGTCAGGAAAGGCGATAG
- a CDS encoding antitoxin, translated as MNTAKLSTDGIHQIVILPEDFQLAGTEVYIKKIGNAIVLIATDNPWQSLFESLEEFSEDFMITREQPPLDVREFSRITHLSLENWAE; from the coding sequence ATGAATACTGCAAAACTTAGCACCGATGGCATCCATCAAATCGTGATATTGCCTGAAGACTTTCAACTAGCGGGAACTGAAGTTTATATAAAAAAAATTGGTAATGCGATTGTTCTGATTGCAACAGATAATCCTTGGCAATCTCTTTTTGAGAGCTTAGAAGAATTCTCTGAAGATTTTATGATAACTAGAGAGCAGCCACCTCTTGATGTTAGAGAGTTTTCGCGCATTACTCATTTGTCTCTAGAAAACTGGGCAGAATAG
- a CDS encoding amino acid ABC transporter ATP-binding protein, producing the protein MTEDWETNKTDRKTEMIVARDVHKWYASNQFHVLRGVSLTVCKGEVVVIMGPSGSGKSTFIRTFNALEEYQRGKIVVDGIELSHDVRNVDTIRREVGMVFQQFNLFPHLTVLQNVTLAPTWVRRWKKAQAEVTAMQLLEKVGILEQAKKYPGQLSGGQQQRVAIARALAMQPKIMLFDEPTSALDPEMVREVLDTMRSLAQEGMTMVCVTHEVGFAREVADRVVLMADGLLVEDATPDVFFNNPQHERSQQFLSQIL; encoded by the coding sequence ATGACCGAGGATTGGGAGACGAATAAAACCGATCGTAAAACCGAAATGATTGTCGCTCGCGACGTACACAAATGGTACGCCAGCAACCAATTTCACGTTTTGCGCGGCGTTAGCCTAACCGTGTGCAAAGGGGAAGTTGTCGTTATTATGGGTCCCTCCGGTTCGGGAAAATCCACCTTCATTCGCACCTTTAACGCCCTAGAAGAGTACCAAAGGGGCAAAATTGTTGTAGATGGCATCGAACTCTCCCACGACGTGAGAAATGTCGATACCATTCGTCGTGAAGTGGGAATGGTCTTTCAGCAATTTAATTTATTCCCTCACCTCACTGTCTTGCAAAACGTCACCCTTGCGCCAACTTGGGTGCGTCGCTGGAAAAAAGCACAAGCGGAAGTAACCGCGATGCAACTGCTGGAAAAAGTTGGAATTTTGGAACAGGCGAAAAAATACCCCGGACAGTTATCGGGAGGACAGCAACAGCGCGTTGCTATTGCGAGAGCCTTAGCCATGCAGCCAAAAATCATGCTCTTTGACGAACCCACCTCTGCACTCGATCCTGAAATGGTACGGGAAGTTTTGGATACGATGCGCTCCCTTGCTCAAGAAGGGATGACGATGGTTTGCGTCACCCACGAAGTGGGATTTGCGCGGGAAGTCGCCGATCGCGTGGTTCTCATGGCAGATGGTTTACTGGTAGAAGATGCTACTCCAGACGTGTTTTTCAACAATCCCCAACACGAACGCTCTCAGCAGTTTCTCTCGCAAATTTTGTAG
- a CDS encoding amino acid ABC transporter permease: MTDISPPPEMRETPVRWIQKNLFSPWYNGIITVVLGLIFLYLLWRFLLWSVLCQFPASASTVDAIIGSFLSLNPEALNNWSNFIGSCQVVEPAQWDVIPRNLHLFMAGRYPSEQYWRLWTLLSIISLFSGLSWGIIARNAAKLFSRSILIGLGVVAALFALTPTPIPYRLLLLGLLGLVIFSAWVGRLAGKKIPELGKWIAFGWFLVFLIGWWLIGGGFILEGVSTNEWQGLLLTIFTATISIVICFPVGVLMALGRRSTLPVVRWLSIAYIEFIRGIPLITILFMGQVLLPLFLPEGMRPDRAIRAIVGLTLFSSAYLAENVRGGLQAVPRGQSEAAMALGLNTPLTLSLIVLPQALKAVIPAIVGQFISLMQDTTLLAIVGLVELLGISNSILANPNFLGRSSEVYLFIGFLFWIFCYAMSLASRWVERKLSRDRG, translated from the coding sequence ATGACTGATATTTCGCCACCTCCCGAAATGCGGGAAACCCCCGTTCGTTGGATTCAAAAAAACCTCTTTAGTCCCTGGTACAACGGCATTATTACCGTCGTCTTGGGTTTAATTTTCCTCTACCTGCTGTGGCGATTCCTTTTGTGGTCTGTTCTGTGCCAATTTCCCGCTTCAGCTAGTACTGTGGACGCAATCATTGGCTCCTTCCTTTCCCTTAACCCAGAAGCCTTAAACAATTGGTCAAACTTCATCGGGAGTTGTCAAGTTGTCGAACCCGCGCAATGGGATGTCATCCCCAGAAACTTACACCTCTTCATGGCTGGACGATATCCTAGCGAACAATATTGGCGATTGTGGACGCTATTGAGTATTATTTCCCTCTTTTCAGGATTATCCTGGGGTATTATCGCGAGAAATGCAGCTAAACTCTTCAGTCGCAGTATTTTAATCGGTTTGGGCGTTGTTGCTGCTCTTTTTGCCCTCACCCCAACCCCCATTCCCTATCGTTTACTACTACTGGGACTCTTGGGGTTAGTTATTTTCAGTGCTTGGGTGGGACGACTCGCCGGGAAAAAAATCCCCGAACTCGGTAAATGGATTGCCTTTGGCTGGTTTTTGGTATTTTTGATAGGTTGGTGGCTGATTGGCGGCGGATTCATCCTTGAAGGAGTCAGTACGAATGAATGGCAAGGTTTGCTCCTGACCATCTTCACCGCAACTATTAGCATTGTTATTTGCTTTCCCGTTGGCGTACTCATGGCATTGGGACGACGCAGCACCTTACCTGTTGTGCGGTGGCTGTCGATCGCGTACATTGAATTTATTCGCGGTATTCCTTTGATCACCATTCTCTTCATGGGACAAGTCCTCTTACCCCTCTTTCTCCCGGAAGGAATGCGACCCGATCGCGCGATTCGAGCCATTGTCGGGTTAACCTTGTTTAGTTCCGCCTATCTTGCCGAAAATGTCCGTGGTGGCTTACAAGCTGTCCCCAGGGGACAAAGCGAAGCAGCAATGGCACTGGGACTGAACACTCCCTTAACCCTCAGCCTGATCGTTCTCCCCCAAGCCTTAAAAGCCGTGATTCCCGCAATTGTCGGTCAGTTCATCAGTTTGATGCAAGATACAACCCTGCTCGCGATCGTAGGCTTGGTAGAATTATTGGGAATTAGTAACTCCATCCTCGCAAACCCCAACTTTCTCGGTCGTTCCAGCGAAGTTTACCTCTTCATTGGTTTCCTCTTTTGGATTTTTTGCTACGCCATGTCCCTTGCCAGTCGTTGGGTCGAGCGTAAATTGTCGCGCGATCGCGGCTAA
- a CDS encoding DUF6911 family protein produces the protein MFSFSWAIGSGDNCKGGMRHKVTLNQVIAMLEEIAQKSGAVTLDIINGSEIGPQNLQVQAEKGYFVIFLGEDDGEDYNVRTYTNYSADSKQVDILGQMWDLGLVCTDFDIVKKIFREFIERGAEYRTKVMVSRIGRLGRIK, from the coding sequence ATGTTTTCTTTTTCTTGGGCTATCGGATCAGGTGATAATTGCAAAGGTGGGATGAGGCACAAAGTCACCTTAAATCAGGTCATTGCAATGTTAGAGGAAATCGCTCAAAAATCTGGTGCGGTGACTCTCGATATTATCAATGGATCTGAGATAGGTCCACAAAATTTACAGGTACAAGCTGAGAAAGGCTACTTTGTTATCTTCTTAGGAGAAGATGATGGGGAAGACTATAATGTAAGAACATACACAAACTACTCTGCTGATTCAAAGCAGGTAGATATACTCGGTCAAATGTGGGATTTAGGGTTGGTCTGTACAGACTTCGATATTGTTAAGAAGATTTTTCGAGAGTTTATAGAAAGAGGGGCTGAGTACAGGACAAAAGTTATGGTGAGTCGCATAGGTAGGTTGGGTAGAATAAAATGA
- a CDS encoding endo-1,4-beta-xylanase: protein MLRFPQHIQSTYWQLRIDMSPIPPNFKFGTAVHPGQLKNNPRYRQILQEEFNLLIPENALKCGWVCQTPNTYNFQAADRIVEFAQQHNQAVRGHVLCWHMGYAPWMKKLTTLELEKVLRDYIFATVERYKGQCYAWDVISEAINDKGRPRPSIWSAIEGYIPKCFQWARQADPDAQLIYNVSFEKARSREPE from the coding sequence ATGCTGAGGTTTCCTCAGCATATCCAATCGACCTATTGGCAATTGCGAATTGATATGTCCCCCATCCCCCCCAACTTTAAATTCGGCACCGCCGTCCACCCCGGACAGCTCAAAAACAACCCCCGCTACCGCCAAATCCTCCAAGAGGAATTCAACCTCCTGATCCCCGAAAACGCCCTGAAATGCGGTTGGGTGTGCCAAACCCCCAACACCTACAACTTCCAAGCCGCCGACCGCATCGTAGAATTCGCCCAACAACACAACCAAGCCGTGCGCGGTCACGTCCTCTGCTGGCACATGGGCTACGCCCCCTGGATGAAAAAACTCACCACCCTCGAACTCGAAAAAGTCCTGCGCGACTACATCTTCGCCACCGTCGAACGCTATAAAGGACAATGCTACGCCTGGGACGTAATCAGCGAAGCCATCAACGATAAAGGTCGCCCTCGCCCCTCCATTTGGAGCGCCATCGAAGGCTACATCCCCAAATGCTTCCAATGGGCGCGCCAAGCCGACCCCGACGCGCAACTCATTTATAATGTTTCTTTTGAGAAAGCGCGATCGCGCGAACCAGAATAA